A window of Calliopsis andreniformis isolate RMS-2024a chromosome 3, iyCalAndr_principal, whole genome shotgun sequence contains these coding sequences:
- the LOC143189028 gene encoding MIT domain-containing protein 1-like isoform X3: protein MESAAATILKRAVEMDKSEQYTMALVLYQEGVQILLDSMKETKDPARQKHFATRASEYLDRAEKLKALIDKKKTTGTYRELTKIENGSTGHGYDSVLGRFLDASVTYIHIEDPYIRTFHQVLNTIMCQNLVRLCELAVRKCHALSKMSLVTTEDTEDKKGQIGRLEELKKSLTAHLISFEIKFSDTLHDRQISLSNGWVIKIGRGLDYFKAPDGKFVLGACDLELRPCLETTVDIFHKNQLKNDVT, encoded by the exons ATGGAAAGTGCAGCTGCCACAATTTTAAAGCGAGCAGTAGAGATGGATAAAAGTGAACAGTACACAATGGCTTTGGTATTATACCAGGAAGGTGTTCAAATACTTCTAGATTCTATGAAAG AGACAAAGGACCCAGCAAGGCAAAAACATTTTGCTACTAGAGCATCAGAGTACTTAGACAGAGCAGAGAAGTTGAAAGCTTTAATAGACAAGAAAAAGACAACTGGAACCTATAGAGAATTGACTAAAATTGAAAATGGTAGTACAGGCCATGGTTACGATAGTGTGCTTGGTAGATTTTTAGACGCATCTGTCACATACATTCACATTGAAGATCCATATATAAGAACATTTCATCAGGTACTAAATACTATAATG TGCCAGAATTTAGTAAGATTATGTGAATTAGCCGTAAGGAAGTGCCATGCATTGTCCAAGATGTCTTTAGTTACAACTGAGGATACAGAAGATAAAAAGGGTCAAATAGGAAGACTGGAAGAATTAAAGAAGAGTTTAACAGCTCATCTCATTTCTTTTGAAATCAAATTTTCGGATACTTTACACGACAGACAAATATC ACTCAGTAATGGTTGGGTAATCAAGATAGGACGTGGTTTAGACTATTTTAAAGCGCCTGATGGAAAATTTGTATTGGGTGCTTGTGATCTAGAATTGAGACCTTGTTTAGAAACAACTGTTGACATATTCCACAAGAATCAATTGAAAAATGATGTTACATAG
- the LOC143189028 gene encoding MIT domain-containing protein 1-like isoform X1 codes for MLGEGSQYTHIMESAAATILKRAVEMDKSEQYTMALVLYQEGVQILLDSMKETKDPARQKHFATRASEYLDRAEKLKALIDKKKTTGTYRELTKIENGSTGHGYDSVLGRFLDASVTYIHIEDPYIRTFHQVLNTIMCQNLVRLCELAVRKCHALSKMSLVTTEDTEDKKGQIGRLEELKKSLTAHLISFEIKFSDTLHDRQISLSNGWVIKIGRGLDYFKAPDGKFVLGACDLELRPCLETTVDIFHKNQLKNDVT; via the exons ATGCTGGGAGAAGGATCTCAG TATACACACATAATGGAAAGTGCAGCTGCCACAATTTTAAAGCGAGCAGTAGAGATGGATAAAAGTGAACAGTACACAATGGCTTTGGTATTATACCAGGAAGGTGTTCAAATACTTCTAGATTCTATGAAAG AGACAAAGGACCCAGCAAGGCAAAAACATTTTGCTACTAGAGCATCAGAGTACTTAGACAGAGCAGAGAAGTTGAAAGCTTTAATAGACAAGAAAAAGACAACTGGAACCTATAGAGAATTGACTAAAATTGAAAATGGTAGTACAGGCCATGGTTACGATAGTGTGCTTGGTAGATTTTTAGACGCATCTGTCACATACATTCACATTGAAGATCCATATATAAGAACATTTCATCAGGTACTAAATACTATAATG TGCCAGAATTTAGTAAGATTATGTGAATTAGCCGTAAGGAAGTGCCATGCATTGTCCAAGATGTCTTTAGTTACAACTGAGGATACAGAAGATAAAAAGGGTCAAATAGGAAGACTGGAAGAATTAAAGAAGAGTTTAACAGCTCATCTCATTTCTTTTGAAATCAAATTTTCGGATACTTTACACGACAGACAAATATC ACTCAGTAATGGTTGGGTAATCAAGATAGGACGTGGTTTAGACTATTTTAAAGCGCCTGATGGAAAATTTGTATTGGGTGCTTGTGATCTAGAATTGAGACCTTGTTTAGAAACAACTGTTGACATATTCCACAAGAATCAATTGAAAAATGATGTTACATAG
- the LOC143189028 gene encoding MIT domain-containing protein 1-like isoform X2, giving the protein MLGEGSQYTHIMESAAATILKRAVEMDKSEQYTMALVLYQEGVQILLDSMKETKDPARQKHFATRASEYLDRAEKLKALIDKKKTTGTYRELTKIENGSTGHGYDSVLGRFLDASVTYIHIEDPYIRTFHQCQNLVRLCELAVRKCHALSKMSLVTTEDTEDKKGQIGRLEELKKSLTAHLISFEIKFSDTLHDRQISLSNGWVIKIGRGLDYFKAPDGKFVLGACDLELRPCLETTVDIFHKNQLKNDVT; this is encoded by the exons ATGCTGGGAGAAGGATCTCAG TATACACACATAATGGAAAGTGCAGCTGCCACAATTTTAAAGCGAGCAGTAGAGATGGATAAAAGTGAACAGTACACAATGGCTTTGGTATTATACCAGGAAGGTGTTCAAATACTTCTAGATTCTATGAAAG AGACAAAGGACCCAGCAAGGCAAAAACATTTTGCTACTAGAGCATCAGAGTACTTAGACAGAGCAGAGAAGTTGAAAGCTTTAATAGACAAGAAAAAGACAACTGGAACCTATAGAGAATTGACTAAAATTGAAAATGGTAGTACAGGCCATGGTTACGATAGTGTGCTTGGTAGATTTTTAGACGCATCTGTCACATACATTCACATTGAAGATCCATATATAAGAACATTTCATCAG TGCCAGAATTTAGTAAGATTATGTGAATTAGCCGTAAGGAAGTGCCATGCATTGTCCAAGATGTCTTTAGTTACAACTGAGGATACAGAAGATAAAAAGGGTCAAATAGGAAGACTGGAAGAATTAAAGAAGAGTTTAACAGCTCATCTCATTTCTTTTGAAATCAAATTTTCGGATACTTTACACGACAGACAAATATC ACTCAGTAATGGTTGGGTAATCAAGATAGGACGTGGTTTAGACTATTTTAAAGCGCCTGATGGAAAATTTGTATTGGGTGCTTGTGATCTAGAATTGAGACCTTGTTTAGAAACAACTGTTGACATATTCCACAAGAATCAATTGAAAAATGATGTTACATAG